Genomic DNA from Gimesia aquarii:
CAAACTCCTCCTGAGTTGTCTGCCTGACAAAGCGTTTTTCGGAGCGAAAGACTATCAACAGCAGGCAATCATTCGACAGATGTGTCTCGACTTGAATATCCCTGTCGAAATTAAAACCTGTCCCACTGTTCGAGATGCGAATGGCTTAGCTCTGAGCAGTCGAAACGCATACCTCTCTGAGGCAGAACGTGAGTCAGCCTTATCGCTCTCACATGCTCTGAATCTGGCGAAAGAAAGAATACAAGCTGGTGAAACTAACCTGAACCACATTAAAACCGAAATGCAACGACTTTTAAAAACAACCCCGTTGGTAAAACTAGACTACGCCACCATCGTGGATGCACAGACTCTGGAAGAGCTTGAAACTCCTCAACCCCAAATGGTCGCTTTGGTGGCTGCTTTTGTAGGAACCACCCGTTTGATCGACAACTGCACCTTAAATTGAGCCTCAATAGACTAAAATCGGCTTTCCTGGTCTGTATTTATCATCTGGTATTGACGTAACGTGTTAAAAAATAAGAAGATACTTACAAATCTCCTAAAATCCCCGTTTTCTTTTGAGAGCGGGAACTTATTTTGTCCCTCATTCGTCAATTAGATACTGTGACCAACAATGATCAACACCTGATTCAAGAATGTTTGGCAGGTCGTACAGAGGCGTTCGATCAACTGGTTCTGAAATATCAGGATCGCCTGTTTCGAACGTTAGTGCGGATTCTGGGTTCGAATGATGATGCGCGCGATGCGGCACAGGAAGGTTTTACACAGGCTTTTTTTAAATTGAACACATTCAGAGGAACAGCCGCATTTTATTCCTGGTTATTTCGCATCGCCTTCAATGCCGCGATTACTCAGAAAAGAAAAATTAAACGAACTTCCACCACACTGGATACACAAGACAACCCGGCTGGCAATTGGCTGGTTGATACACACCCTGAAAACCGCCCCTCCGATGTTGCCGAACTCTCCGAACGAAAAAAAATGGTCCATCAGGCCTTAAATGAATTACAAGAGGAATATCGTACCCCTCTGATACTGCGAGAACTGGAGGGGATGTCATACGGGGAAATTGCAGAGATCACGGAAATTCCATTAGGAACTGTAAGGAGCCGCATATTTAGAGGAAGGAACGAATTAAAACAGAAATTGAACACGCTTTTCCAGACCGAACCAGTCTCGCGTGCTTTCAAATCTGACCACGAGTCATCGGTAAGTGAATCAAAATGAGTAGTCAACAACCATCAAACGAAGATCTTTCTGCTTACTTCGATCATGAAGTCTCACCTGAGGAGCGCAGACAATTAGAGTCGCTTTTAGAGAATTCAGCTGAAGCACGGCAGGAACTACACGAAATCGGAGAACTTTCCCGACTTCTTCAGGAAACTGCTACGGAATCTGCGCCACCTGAACTGGCACCTTCCATTCGTAAACGAATTGAGCAGGAAACTCTGCTGACTCAAACAACTCACGCTGCAGTAAAACATACTCCCTCTGTATTTCGTTATCGTCTTGCTGTTGCAGTTAGTACCTGTTCTTCACTGGCGGCACTCGTTTTATTCGTATTGTTGATGAACTCTTACGTAACTCCTACCCAACCAGAATTCAGCCAAGGTTTTGCTATATCACAACCGTCTACTCCGCGCTCCAGCATGGAAACTGCAGTTAAAACAACAGAACTCGTTCGAGAAGAAAACGCCAGTGCCGATGTGAGTGCAGACGGCGTTAGTGCAGACTTAGAAGCCCACCAAAATGAGAAGGTCACAGCATTACTTGATGTTCTGATGGCCGACAATCAGACTAATCGTCTTGGTCTTAGAGGAAATGTCTCGTCTGGTAAAAAGGAAATGGTCGTCGAAAGTTTGAATGCACCAACGGCAGCTAAATCATTGGGTAAATTCTCGGTCATGAATAAACTTCCTGAGGGTGTTAATTTTAGTGACCATTCTAGCAATAGACTCAGGACTTCTATGGTCCCTCCTTCACAAGGGATTCCCGCTCATATTCCTCTCGACACCATTCGTATTGGAGACGTTTTACCTTACATTGGTGATATTGATGGAAAAGTGGCAGTGATTGAAGTTCGTGTTGTCGATGTTCAACAGGCTCTGGGAACGATGGAATTGCTTCTGGCGCGCAACAATATTCCCATTAATCAAAAGAAACAGTCTGAGGTGGAACGCCAGCTTCAGAATCCTCAATCCAGTTCTAAAAGTGAACTCAAAGCCAAAGGGCAATCACTGGCTCAGAGAAGTGACGAATCTGAAAATGAATTGTTTGCTGTCTACGTGGAAGCCACTGACAATCAATTATCTACGGCACTCCAGGAGTTCCAAAACGATCTCAAACGAGATCAGCTTGTGAGCCTCTCATTACAGCCTGCGATTAGCGAACGGTCTCTCACTGAGAAGATTGAAGAACTGCCAAAACTTCTGGCATACAAATCCAACACGCCACGATCTAATCATGATGCTTATTTTGAAGCCAAAAATGGAGCAAAAAAACCTACTTATACTCCAAAATCCAATGGAGCGGCACAAGAAAATCGTTCATCCGCAAAGTTCAAAAAGACGATTGCCGATTCAAAAGTCGATAAGGATTTAAAACGGGATCTTTCGCGTTCATTTCAGACTCGTTATCGCATGCAACTCCCTGAAGAAACCTTAGTGCGATCTAAAGCCACCAAAGGCAGAAAATCCAAGCTACTGGGGTCATCAGCGGGGGCACTGCCATCACCGGAATCTCCTCTCGCTGCCTCAAAACCGACTGGAGATGAACAGACTGATAAACTGACTCACCTTGCTCAAAACCGTTCTCTGCCGTTCTCTAAATCGCGGAATCTCAATCAAACGAAAACACCAATCAAAGTGCTCTTTGTGTTTAAAAACTCAGCGGGCACTCCTACTCCGGCAGCTCCTCGCTAAAGGAACTACCTGAGGACAGGAAATATGATACTTTTGTGAAATCAACTATTGAGCAGCGCCAATACGGCCTTTGGTTTTGGTTGGTATGCGTACCAGATAAGTGTCAGCAGTCAGATAGAGTGTTGAACCATCACCACCCCAGGCGCAGTTGGCTGTACGCTCACCGGTACTAATTCTGCCCAATAAATCTCCTGACGGGGTGAATACATAACAGCCACCTGGCCCTGTTGCAAATATGTTGCCTTTAAGATCCGTTTTCATACCATCGGGTAAACCCGGCAGTTTACCAACGGCTGAAGTGGCATCATAAAGCACTTTCCCTTTTTCCAACGTTCCATCTTCGTTCACAGGGAATGCTTTCCAGATTGCCGCCTTGGGATCTGATTGTGCTACATATAATGTTTTTTCATCGGGGGAAAAGGTAATCCCATTTGGACGCGTCATTTCCTTCGTTAATAAAGTCAACGTGCCATCCTTTGCCAGTCGATAGACACCACAGAAATCAAGTTCTCTGCGAGGATCGTCATAGCGATTCGGCAGACCATAAGGCGGGTCTGTAAAATAGAGATCGCCATTTGACTTATAAACCCCATCGTTGGGACTGTTGAGACGCTTACCCATATAGTTATCGACGAGCGTCCGCTTTCCTCCGTCTTTAGTAAGAACAGATACACGACGATCGCCATGTTCGCAGGAAACAAGACGCCCTTTCTGGTCTAGTAAAAGACCATTCGATCCGGGTTCTCCCCCATATTTGACTACTCCGGTGTATCCAGAGGGCTTCAGAAACAAAGAGGCACCAACTCCCTCTTTCCATTTCATCACGGAGTTCTTAGGAATATCCGAAAATAGCAAATATCCATCTTTAGCACCTCCGATCCAAACAGGACCTTCGCTCCAATCAAATCCAGAGGAGAGAACTTGGATCTGTGCATCTTTGTCAATGAGTTCATCCAGCCGCGGGTCAAGTCTGACCACTTCTCCAATGGTTGGAAAATTCACGGAATCCTGAGCCTGAGTTCTAGATTGAAAGAGGCTCAATACGAAAGTGATTAGAATCATGCAGGTGAGTCTAAGTGTTTTCATGTTTTTTTCCCTGTTTTCATTGTGTTAGTTCTGGGATGATTTCATAGGGAAATCTTGATGCATCAATTCTACAGATTCTTGACAGGAGATGCACGTATAGAGGGAATTTTACTGAATCGAGGCCATAGATTCGTTGCATCTCTAAATCCGCTTTGATAACGTAAAAATTGAACCTTTTGTCTCAACGGGAGTCTTTTCAGACGTACAATATTTGGTTAGAATCAGATCAATTCTGACAGAAACTGGTAAAATCATCAGCCAGTAGACTTCATGTGGTGGGTATAGCTCAGTTGGTTAGAGCGCCGGATTGTGATTCCGGAGGTCGCGGGTTCGACCCCCGTTACTCACCCCTTTTCCTTCAATCAGAACCATATTTCCTCTTCTCTGACCCCTGTCCTCTTTCTTTCCTGCTTTAAAAACTCAGGCTTTATCAGGATAGATCTTATCAATTGACCACCAAGTAGATGGATGGCATTGGATGAATCAGGCCATTTTGATTGTAAGCACATCAAATTTTTGCTTATTCTCATGAAATATTGAATAGCCAATCTTTCTATGACGGGCTTTTGAATCAATGTTGCCAATTTTTTTCTGATTCAACTATACTCCTAGCTCAGATAATCATTTTATGCAACCTATTCAAAGTTTGTAGCAATCATAGGAAAATCTCGT
This window encodes:
- a CDS encoding anti-sigma factor family protein — encoded protein: MSSQQPSNEDLSAYFDHEVSPEERRQLESLLENSAEARQELHEIGELSRLLQETATESAPPELAPSIRKRIEQETLLTQTTHAAVKHTPSVFRYRLAVAVSTCSSLAALVLFVLLMNSYVTPTQPEFSQGFAISQPSTPRSSMETAVKTTELVREENASADVSADGVSADLEAHQNEKVTALLDVLMADNQTNRLGLRGNVSSGKKEMVVESLNAPTAAKSLGKFSVMNKLPEGVNFSDHSSNRLRTSMVPPSQGIPAHIPLDTIRIGDVLPYIGDIDGKVAVIEVRVVDVQQALGTMELLLARNNIPINQKKQSEVERQLQNPQSSSKSELKAKGQSLAQRSDESENELFAVYVEATDNQLSTALQEFQNDLKRDQLVSLSLQPAISERSLTEKIEELPKLLAYKSNTPRSNHDAYFEAKNGAKKPTYTPKSNGAAQENRSSAKFKKTIADSKVDKDLKRDLSRSFQTRYRMQLPEETLVRSKATKGRKSKLLGSSAGALPSPESPLAASKPTGDEQTDKLTHLAQNRSLPFSKSRNLNQTKTPIKVLFVFKNSAGTPTPAAPR
- a CDS encoding SMP-30/gluconolactonase/LRE family protein, with translation MKTLRLTCMILITFVLSLFQSRTQAQDSVNFPTIGEVVRLDPRLDELIDKDAQIQVLSSGFDWSEGPVWIGGAKDGYLLFSDIPKNSVMKWKEGVGASLFLKPSGYTGVVKYGGEPGSNGLLLDQKGRLVSCEHGDRRVSVLTKDGGKRTLVDNYMGKRLNSPNDGVYKSNGDLYFTDPPYGLPNRYDDPRRELDFCGVYRLAKDGTLTLLTKEMTRPNGITFSPDEKTLYVAQSDPKAAIWKAFPVNEDGTLEKGKVLYDATSAVGKLPGLPDGMKTDLKGNIFATGPGGCYVFTPSGDLLGRISTGERTANCAWGGDGSTLYLTADTYLVRIPTKTKGRIGAAQ
- the panC gene encoding pantoate--beta-alanine ligase, with protein sequence MSEPFTSPIKTVQEIPELRTLIQSQRKQDASIGFVPTMGALHAGHVSLIEAARQDCDFVVVSIFVNPTQFGPNEDFDSYPRLLAQDLEKCQTAGADLVWVPTTDIMYPPHFSTYVEVKTLSEILEGATRTNHFQGVTTIVTKLLLSCLPDKAFFGAKDYQQQAIIRQMCLDLNIPVEIKTCPTVRDANGLALSSRNAYLSEAERESALSLSHALNLAKERIQAGETNLNHIKTEMQRLLKTTPLVKLDYATIVDAQTLEELETPQPQMVALVAAFVGTTRLIDNCTLN
- a CDS encoding sigma-70 family RNA polymerase sigma factor, which encodes MSLIRQLDTVTNNDQHLIQECLAGRTEAFDQLVLKYQDRLFRTLVRILGSNDDARDAAQEGFTQAFFKLNTFRGTAAFYSWLFRIAFNAAITQKRKIKRTSTTLDTQDNPAGNWLVDTHPENRPSDVAELSERKKMVHQALNELQEEYRTPLILRELEGMSYGEIAEITEIPLGTVRSRIFRGRNELKQKLNTLFQTEPVSRAFKSDHESSVSESK